The Bradyrhizobium sp. LLZ17 genomic sequence CTCGGCAAGGGCTCTGCTCGCCGAGCGGCTTGCATCGATCGGAGCCGCGCCGCCCCAGATTATCCGCACGCTCGCGCTTGACGATTTCATCGAGGTCGCAGGCCCCGTGCTGTCGAAGTCGGAGCGGCTGGACGAGACCACCCTGATCGAGATCGCGCGCAGCAAGAGCCAGGCGCATCTCAAAGCGATCTCACAGCGGCGGGTGCTTTCGGAAGCGCTGACGGACGTATTGGTCACGCGCGGCAACGGCGAGGTGGTGCAATCGACGGCTGCAAATCCGGGCGCACAGCTCTCGGAAGGAACCCTCATCGATCTCGTCACCCGCGCCGAGCGCGACGACGACCTTGCCACCTGCATCGGCCTGCGCCCCGACCTGCCGCGTCATCACTATCTGAAGCTGGTCGCGAAGGCCTCGTCGAGCGTGCGCAAGAAGCTCGAAGCCGCCCATCCGGAGCTCGCTGAGGAGGTATCGAGCGCGGTCCAGGAGGCGGCCCAGCGGATCCGCGCCGCCAACATGACCAGGCAGACCGAGATGGCACGCGCCCTGGTGAAATCGCTTTATAACGACGGACGCCTCAACGAATTCCAGGTCGCGACGTTCGCCGAACAGGGCAAGTTCGACGAGACCAATGCGGGGCTCGCGGCGCTCGCAGGCGTCTCGGTCGAGGTGGCGGAGAACATGATGATCGAGAGCCGCACCGAGGGCGTCATGATCCTCGCCAAGGTCGCCGGCATGTCGTGGTCGAGCGTGCGCGCGATCATCGCGATGCGTGAAAAGCTCTCCGGCGGCTCGCATACGGACATGCTGACGGTGCGCGACGCCTATGAAGCCCTGCGCAGCTCGACCGCACAACAGGTGCTGCGCTTCCACCGCATGCAGCACGGTGCGACGCCGGCGGCCTAGTACCGCAACACCCTGGAGCCGACCGCAGCGCCGATCGCCGTGACGATCGCGGTCGCGATCGTGTACCAGGTGGCGACGAACAACGGCGAATCGTCCGTGCAATGCGAGGCGTAGAGGGTCGCGGCGAGCCCGGCCGACAACAGGCCGGCGAGCGCACCGGCGAGAGCGGGCCGCGACGCGCGCGCCGTGGCGGAGGCCGAACAGCGCGCCCGCGAGCAGCGGCAGCGACATCGCCGGGATCGCCGACAGGCACCACCGCGAGTTCTTGCCCACGAGCCGCATCGTCATTGGCATGGCCGGCGCCATCATCGCCTCGCTGCCGATCGCGACCGCAAGCAGTCCGACGGGGAGCAGCAGGAGCCAGCCCCAGCCGCGCATCAAGGCCTCCGGCCGCGACAGATGCAGGCTGATGATGATGGCGGGGATCGCAAGCGACAGCGTCACGGCAAACTTCATGTCGAAGAACGGGTTGTGCATGGCGCTCATGACGTCGGGCCGCACGCCGAGGAAGGTCGCGAAGATCAGGATCGACAAGGGTGCCGCCACCAGGAGCGCCAAGGTCAACATCGCGCCGACGCGGGGGGCGCGGTGAGGGTTGTCGGCCGCAAG encodes the following:
- a CDS encoding DUF2336 domain-containing protein encodes the protein MTSRSAVTTENLLDELQAALSHGTVARRVETLRRVTDLFINNAVDYSDEHTKVFDDVFQCLIVQIETSARALLAERLASIGAAPPQIIRTLALDDFIEVAGPVLSKSERLDETTLIEIARSKSQAHLKAISQRRVLSEALTDVLVTRGNGEVVQSTAANPGAQLSEGTLIDLVTRAERDDDLATCIGLRPDLPRHHYLKLVAKASSSVRKKLEAAHPELAEEVSSAVQEAAQRIRAANMTRQTEMARALVKSLYNDGRLNEFQVATFAEQGKFDETNAGLAALAGVSVEVAENMMIESRTEGVMILAKVAGMSWSSVRAIIAMREKLSGGSHTDMLTVRDAYEALRSSTAQQVLRFHRMQHGATPAA